In a single window of the Myxococcus guangdongensis genome:
- a CDS encoding PLP-dependent lyase/thiolase: MYFPLSRLSPEGPVVLWGGELPSGGLKYLTFSRYLETVPEGACGLVELSGSSSSLALDALGRERGLPVLALTDTAGAAYLRDQGFGGEVRTVRRLSEAWEVALGYERQGWCWPRQLSNGALVGCVEGWAGELREFVRDAFPSVRRVVCGFGTGATLVGLHRAFTPEGYEVVGLQPAKGSSLPGWRRWQEQNLGKEDLFHPHREEVVLETAAPKHSDSLAALLTYARAETHPEEMLVIGHNARPPFG, translated from the coding sequence ATGTACTTTCCCCTGTCACGGCTGTCCCCCGAAGGGCCGGTGGTGCTGTGGGGGGGAGAGCTTCCCTCCGGTGGTCTCAAATACCTCACCTTCTCCCGCTACCTGGAGACGGTGCCGGAGGGTGCGTGCGGACTCGTGGAGCTGTCGGGCTCCTCGTCCTCGCTCGCGCTCGACGCGCTGGGCCGAGAACGAGGCCTGCCCGTGCTCGCGCTCACCGACACCGCTGGCGCCGCGTACCTGAGAGACCAGGGCTTCGGCGGCGAGGTGCGCACCGTGCGCCGCCTGTCCGAGGCCTGGGAGGTGGCCCTGGGCTACGAGCGTCAGGGCTGGTGCTGGCCCCGGCAGCTCTCCAACGGCGCCCTCGTGGGGTGCGTGGAGGGCTGGGCCGGAGAGCTGCGCGAGTTCGTCCGGGACGCCTTCCCCTCCGTGCGGCGGGTGGTGTGCGGTTTCGGCACCGGCGCCACGCTGGTGGGCCTGCACCGCGCCTTCACGCCCGAGGGGTACGAGGTGGTGGGCCTCCAACCCGCCAAGGGCTCGTCGCTGCCGGGCTGGCGCAGATGGCAGGAGCAGAACCTGGGCAAGGAGGACCTGTTCCATCCCCACCGCGAGGAGGTGGTGCTGGAGACCGCAGCCCCCAAGCACTCCGACAGCCTCGCCGCGCTCTTGACGTATGCTCGCGCGGAGACGCACCCGGAGGAGATGCTCGTCATCGGACACAACGCCCGCCCTCCTTTCGGGTGA
- a CDS encoding sensor histidine kinase, with the protein MLRRLLPTLVALGCGLLALGWGLVSLQRIFTREREDAHAQVRSRRDALAHAATESLRQVLARQLEEQVSAIHAAVDNPLAPGEGFYLQFRGHQFLPRLTRPLPGHDMPARALYETLADHLRDGATPGPWEARLARLRAAESALREGSAARATALVEELLRYHANHALPADQELPFLLLAVEHLQQGARSTPLVRSLLREGLPEEFGGIGRGAGLQRDLLRERSRFTQADFDFLQARILLLSSALGEPMGDFLERSRETGAGALVMPEQLVEPTLLGQQWYVEPRGEVVYGIAVDVAAQLVPIAEDMRARGLFGNGGQVRLVGDRPAIPARELPVRVDLPEWSRAEVDIEARYGLKTLLVAVCGVLAAAIVALAVVSQQRKYRFLELKSDFVATVSHELRTPLASIRLMGETLERKLAHAPEVRDYPTRIVQAADGLHFLVENILSFNRIDKGRWTLRPSRVRLEELVNPLRDDLAAATSTPVELTTDLNDAELEADPTLLRLLFSNLGRNACAYNQRTPVRLSVSARVIEGHGCTVLFRDNGVGIPDYEWENVFQDFYRLTPAGQDVHGSGLGLALCRKIMKLHHGDIQVASSTPEGTTFALTFHEPRR; encoded by the coding sequence ATGCTGCGCCGGCTCCTCCCCACCCTCGTGGCCCTGGGCTGTGGGCTCCTCGCCCTCGGTTGGGGGCTGGTGAGCCTCCAGCGCATCTTCACGCGCGAGCGCGAGGACGCGCACGCGCAGGTGCGCTCACGCCGGGACGCGCTGGCGCACGCCGCCACGGAGTCGCTGCGCCAGGTGCTCGCGCGTCAGCTGGAGGAGCAGGTCTCCGCCATCCACGCCGCCGTGGACAACCCGCTCGCGCCGGGCGAGGGCTTCTACCTCCAGTTCCGGGGCCACCAGTTCCTCCCCCGCCTCACCCGCCCCCTGCCCGGCCACGACATGCCCGCGCGCGCGCTGTACGAGACGCTCGCGGACCACCTCCGCGACGGCGCCACGCCCGGCCCGTGGGAGGCGCGCCTGGCCCGACTGCGCGCGGCTGAGTCCGCGCTCCGGGAGGGCAGCGCCGCTCGCGCCACGGCCTTGGTGGAGGAGCTCCTGCGCTACCACGCCAACCACGCGCTGCCCGCGGACCAGGAGCTGCCCTTCCTGCTGCTGGCGGTGGAGCACCTGCAGCAAGGCGCCCGCTCCACGCCGCTGGTGCGCTCGCTGCTGCGCGAGGGATTGCCGGAGGAGTTCGGCGGCATCGGCCGGGGTGCGGGGCTGCAGCGTGACCTGCTGCGCGAGCGCTCGCGCTTCACGCAGGCGGACTTCGACTTCCTGCAGGCGCGCATCCTCCTGTTGAGCAGCGCCCTGGGCGAGCCCATGGGAGACTTCCTGGAGCGCTCGCGCGAGACGGGCGCCGGCGCGCTGGTGATGCCCGAGCAACTGGTGGAGCCCACGCTGCTGGGCCAGCAGTGGTACGTGGAGCCCCGGGGCGAGGTCGTCTACGGCATCGCGGTGGACGTCGCCGCGCAGCTGGTCCCCATCGCCGAGGACATGCGGGCGCGCGGACTGTTCGGCAACGGCGGTCAGGTGCGGCTGGTGGGTGACCGCCCGGCGATTCCGGCCCGCGAGCTGCCCGTGCGCGTGGACCTGCCCGAGTGGTCCCGCGCGGAGGTGGACATCGAGGCGCGCTACGGCCTGAAGACGCTGCTGGTGGCGGTGTGCGGCGTGCTGGCCGCGGCCATCGTCGCGCTGGCCGTCGTGTCGCAGCAGCGCAAGTACCGCTTCCTGGAGCTCAAGAGCGACTTCGTGGCCACCGTGTCCCACGAGCTGCGCACGCCCCTGGCCTCCATCCGGTTGATGGGCGAGACGCTGGAGCGCAAGCTCGCGCACGCGCCCGAGGTGCGCGACTACCCGACGCGCATCGTCCAGGCCGCGGACGGGTTGCACTTCCTGGTGGAGAACATCCTGTCGTTCAACCGCATCGACAAGGGGCGCTGGACGCTGCGCCCCTCGCGGGTGCGGCTGGAGGAGCTGGTCAACCCGCTGCGCGACGACCTGGCCGCGGCCACGTCCACGCCGGTGGAGCTGACCACGGACCTGAACGACGCGGAGCTGGAGGCGGACCCCACGCTCCTGCGGCTGCTCTTCTCCAACCTGGGCCGCAACGCGTGTGCCTACAACCAACGCACGCCGGTGCGCCTGTCGGTGAGCGCCCGGGTGATTGAGGGCCACGGGTGCACCGTGCTCTTCCGCGACAACGGCGTGGGCATCCCGGACTATGAATGGGAGAACGTCTTCCAGGACTTCTATCGGTTGACGCCTGCCGGACAGGATGTCCACGGTAGCGGCCTGGGACTGGCGCTCTGCCGCAAAATCATGAAGCTGCACCACGGCGACATCCAGGTGGCCTCGTCCACGCCCGAGGGCACCACGTTCGCGCTGACCTTTCACGAGCCGCGTCGATGA
- a CDS encoding C39 family peptidase — MSPRIERRQQTYSPTSAQAEGLPQGRDAQLNLQQLWPYIEKYAQKYGADPKVLAGIVAQESSFKNHGVHQDGTGHGLIGLDDNGLLPSFEKWSGMQVGRGANAKTIPPEKQMEFLAKTIGDLTKKHGSSLAAAREWHRGAGNMNDARGYDYQSKIQNHMSRLFPGGKTPSGTTADVPDTTVGGTDTSKPGSKPGLKPGKTDDSRTPVEGSDREIKKGDTLWGIASELKAKGMEGSHWDIINQIRQLNPKITDPNLILAGDTLKMPGVAGKDQSTFTPGTNKPGPVDLNPKPTGPQATDGAAPVTGDGRVDPSKVPQISQYNPAGKNGSYTNGPANCGPTSMAQIARAFGYGKDMTDAQLINHLGGIGGTSGNGTDVNGIAKMAKAMGKDAVTKGPGANVEWIADQLKQGKLVVANGDYHAMPPHQNEGRTSGHYVTVAGMDAKGNFIVRDPADANVKTITPEQMRHFLNSNPNGGYQMSIG, encoded by the coding sequence ATGTCTCCTCGCATCGAGCGTCGCCAGCAGACGTACTCGCCCACTTCCGCGCAGGCCGAGGGCCTGCCGCAGGGCCGTGACGCGCAGCTCAACCTCCAGCAGCTCTGGCCGTACATCGAGAAGTACGCGCAGAAGTACGGCGCGGACCCGAAGGTGCTCGCGGGCATCGTCGCGCAGGAGTCATCGTTCAAGAACCACGGCGTGCACCAGGACGGCACGGGCCACGGGCTCATCGGCCTGGACGACAACGGCCTGCTGCCCTCGTTCGAGAAGTGGTCCGGCATGCAGGTGGGCCGCGGGGCGAACGCCAAGACGATTCCGCCCGAGAAGCAGATGGAGTTCCTGGCGAAGACGATTGGTGACCTCACCAAGAAGCACGGCAGCAGCCTGGCGGCCGCGCGCGAGTGGCACCGGGGCGCGGGCAACATGAACGACGCTCGGGGCTACGACTACCAGAGCAAGATCCAGAACCACATGAGCCGCCTGTTCCCGGGCGGAAAGACGCCGAGCGGGACGACGGCCGACGTGCCCGACACCACGGTGGGTGGCACGGACACGTCGAAGCCGGGCAGCAAGCCGGGGTTGAAGCCGGGCAAGACGGACGACTCGCGCACGCCCGTGGAGGGCTCGGACCGCGAGATCAAGAAGGGCGACACGCTGTGGGGCATCGCCTCCGAGCTCAAGGCCAAGGGCATGGAGGGCTCGCACTGGGATATCATCAACCAGATTCGCCAGCTCAACCCCAAGATCACCGACCCCAATCTCATCCTCGCGGGTGACACGCTGAAGATGCCGGGGGTCGCGGGCAAGGACCAGAGCACCTTCACGCCGGGCACGAACAAGCCGGGGCCGGTGGATTTGAATCCCAAGCCCACGGGCCCGCAGGCCACGGACGGCGCCGCGCCGGTGACGGGTGACGGCCGCGTGGACCCGAGCAAGGTCCCGCAGATCAGCCAGTACAACCCGGCAGGCAAGAACGGCTCGTATACGAATGGCCCGGCCAACTGCGGCCCCACGTCCATGGCGCAGATCGCGCGTGCCTTTGGTTATGGCAAGGACATGACGGATGCCCAGCTCATCAACCACCTGGGCGGGATTGGCGGCACGTCGGGCAACGGCACGGACGTCAACGGCATCGCGAAGATGGCCAAGGCGATGGGCAAGGACGCCGTGACGAAGGGCCCGGGCGCCAACGTGGAGTGGATTGCCGACCAGCTCAAGCAGGGCAAGCTGGTGGTGGCCAACGGCGACTACCACGCGATGCCGCCGCACCAGAACGAGGGCCGCACGTCCGGCCACTACGTCACCGTGGCGGGTATGGATGCGAAGGGCAACTTCATCGTGCGCGACCCGGCGGACGCGAACGTGAAGACGATTACGCCCGAGCAGATGCGGCACTTCCTGAACTCCAACCCCAACGGCGGCTACCAGATGTCCATCGGGTGA
- a CDS encoding myxosortase-dependent M36 family metallopeptidase — protein sequence MKRLWMGTVSAVLAVLMWSPSVSARGGASVDAFLRSPADRSLPSSAANASQRGLRINSVEGRLGVPTFVFSERALNSTSAPKAARPLTKASVNASAREHLRGVADLYRLGAADVDGAELRQVHLPKDNDGAVIATYGRRVNGIEVFRNEVKVVMDPSQQLVAISGYLQPRNKDDEKNAQASAFRVSAPQAIARAFQDVTGASLDARALAPTGSQGDYSHYQVDRNLLSTHGFGDAPRAKKVLFPLPDGLVPAYYVEVNAGLASNPDANYIAFVVNAQDGSVLFKHDLTKSESFTYRVWADPTTLLPYDGPQGNDATPHPTGTPNGHQEPLDNPSNLVTLQNFPFSRNDPWLPANAQVTQGNNVDAYADLGGTDGYQEGFDLRASLSNAGSRSFDYTFDVTKSPAASVEQRQAAVVNLFYITNFLHDWFYDAGFDEASGNAQMSNYGRGGLEGDSLRVEAQDFGGRNNANMATPADGARPRMQQYIFDGVAELTISEPSPLARGYATNNGSFGARVYNLEADFIAPPVHEDPAIALGYRLGCADANGADPYGGQKLFTGKVALIERGNCSFAYKVLNAQNAGAVAVIITNSATGVMGTMGASGVAAVDNAITVPALMVSKPDGDAWRTALESATVKGRLRRNADLDRDGTLDNEIIAHEWGHYISNRLVGNGSGLTNNQGGSMGEGWGDFHAMMLSVREEDRNRDGNNNWQGTYGMAGYTQAGGRNNGYYWGIRRVPYSTNLAKNGLTLRHMADGTTIPANVASNPDYAGSNNAEVHNAGEVWATMLWECYASLLNAHPFAEAQDRMKRYLVASYKATPSSPTFLEGRDAMLSVVAAADPADYQRFVAAFAKRGAGFGARVADRDSADHIGVVESYQTGNALEVVSVTLDDSSVGCDKDGILDAGETGLLRVTLRNVGAESVNGVTATAAFNESSAGVEATFGGGNTLTFGNIARGGTAVATIPVSLTAAPAQANGALAVVGVDVTFPVTLLQGGTVHEFRANVNYDEVANSSNTDYVETQNTSWTNSTFNSRPLWQNGHATTGYWHAANESESRDIRLTSPLFSVAQGQNFVLSFVHRHSFESAVVQGQLVHFDAGVVEVSVDEGPWENWYLYLSAAERARLTNQGNIDEGNPYVGGWPGYVRMSTGYPGFIAAQSNFGQIFGGHQVRLRFRLGTDGFVGAYGWDVANIRVTGITNSTPFYSRVAEAGSATCNVAPIAEPGLSQTVTEYIVNPNGTRTLRVITLNGSASFDPDAVAGGTLTYAWTQIGGPAVTLTGANTATPSFSAEVPAATIFTFQLVVNDGTDSSHPRVVQVLVNNVNAAPIAVARVKDNGPTTVDERSGSVTLDATGSTDADGEPLDFAWTQTAGPAVELDDDTSATPTFTPPEVTADTAFTFTLVANDGIAASAPATITITVRNVDRAPVANAGENQTVNQGSEVTLTGSATDEDGDTITYAWTQTAGPSVTLTGADAATATFTAPSITGNSVDLTFSLVATAAGQASAASTVTVTVTRTNTKPVVSATPSYTVHEGSGVKLTATGTDADGDELTYRWVQVAGPTVKLDDAEKAQAYFVAPQVSETTIFLFRVRANDGVANSDTVDVAVTVRNLTDSGGCTAAGGSATSALLPALAMLGLALRRRRK from the coding sequence ATGAAGCGTCTCTGGATGGGCACAGTGAGCGCCGTGCTCGCCGTGCTGATGTGGTCCCCGTCGGTCTCCGCGCGAGGAGGGGCCTCGGTCGATGCCTTCCTCCGCTCTCCGGCGGATCGCTCCCTGCCTTCGTCCGCGGCGAACGCATCCCAGCGTGGGCTGCGCATCAACAGCGTGGAAGGTCGTCTGGGCGTCCCGACGTTCGTCTTCAGCGAGCGCGCCCTGAACTCGACGTCGGCCCCGAAGGCCGCGCGTCCCCTGACCAAGGCGAGCGTGAACGCCTCGGCGCGCGAGCACCTGCGCGGCGTGGCGGACCTGTACCGCCTGGGCGCCGCGGATGTGGATGGCGCGGAGCTGCGCCAGGTGCACCTGCCGAAGGACAACGACGGCGCGGTCATCGCGACCTACGGTCGTCGGGTCAACGGCATCGAGGTGTTCCGCAACGAGGTCAAGGTGGTGATGGACCCGAGCCAGCAGCTCGTGGCCATCTCCGGCTACCTCCAGCCGCGCAACAAGGATGACGAGAAGAACGCCCAGGCCTCGGCCTTCCGCGTCTCGGCGCCGCAGGCGATTGCCCGCGCGTTCCAGGACGTGACCGGCGCGTCGCTGGATGCCCGGGCGCTGGCGCCCACGGGCTCGCAGGGCGACTACAGCCACTACCAGGTGGACCGCAACCTGCTCTCCACGCACGGCTTTGGCGATGCGCCGCGCGCGAAGAAGGTCCTCTTCCCGCTGCCTGACGGTCTGGTCCCCGCGTATTACGTGGAGGTCAACGCGGGCCTGGCGAGCAACCCGGACGCGAACTACATCGCGTTCGTGGTCAACGCGCAGGACGGCTCGGTCCTCTTCAAGCACGACCTGACGAAGTCGGAGTCCTTCACCTACCGCGTGTGGGCGGACCCGACCACGCTGCTGCCCTACGACGGTCCCCAGGGCAACGACGCCACGCCGCACCCCACGGGCACGCCCAACGGCCACCAGGAGCCGCTGGACAACCCCTCCAACCTGGTCACCCTGCAGAACTTCCCGTTCAGCAGGAACGACCCGTGGCTTCCGGCCAACGCGCAGGTGACGCAGGGCAACAACGTCGACGCGTACGCGGACCTGGGCGGTACTGACGGCTACCAGGAGGGCTTCGACCTGCGCGCGTCGCTGAGCAACGCGGGCTCGCGCTCGTTCGACTACACGTTCGACGTGACGAAGTCTCCGGCGGCCAGCGTCGAGCAGCGGCAGGCGGCGGTGGTGAACCTGTTCTACATCACCAACTTCCTGCACGACTGGTTCTACGACGCGGGCTTCGACGAGGCCTCCGGCAACGCCCAGATGAGCAACTACGGGCGCGGCGGTCTGGAGGGCGACAGCCTCCGCGTCGAGGCGCAGGACTTCGGCGGCCGCAACAACGCCAACATGGCCACCCCGGCCGACGGCGCGCGTCCCCGCATGCAGCAGTACATCTTCGATGGCGTCGCGGAGCTCACCATCTCCGAGCCGTCGCCCCTGGCCCGCGGCTACGCCACGAACAACGGGTCGTTCGGCGCGCGCGTGTACAACCTCGAGGCGGACTTCATCGCGCCTCCCGTGCACGAGGACCCGGCGATTGCCTTGGGCTACCGCCTGGGCTGCGCGGACGCGAACGGCGCTGACCCGTACGGCGGTCAGAAGCTCTTCACGGGCAAGGTCGCCCTCATCGAGCGCGGCAACTGCAGCTTCGCGTACAAGGTCCTCAACGCCCAGAACGCGGGCGCCGTGGCCGTCATCATCACCAACAGCGCCACGGGCGTGATGGGCACGATGGGCGCCAGCGGCGTCGCGGCGGTCGATAACGCCATCACCGTTCCCGCGCTGATGGTGTCCAAGCCGGACGGCGATGCCTGGCGTACGGCGCTGGAGTCGGCGACCGTCAAGGGCCGCCTGCGCCGCAACGCGGACCTGGATCGCGACGGTACGCTCGACAACGAGATCATCGCGCACGAGTGGGGGCACTACATCTCCAACCGCCTCGTGGGTAACGGCTCTGGCTTGACGAACAACCAGGGCGGCTCCATGGGCGAGGGCTGGGGCGACTTCCACGCGATGATGCTGTCCGTCCGCGAGGAGGACCGTAACCGCGATGGCAACAACAACTGGCAGGGCACGTACGGCATGGCGGGCTACACCCAGGCCGGTGGCCGCAACAACGGCTACTACTGGGGCATCCGCCGCGTCCCGTACAGCACGAACCTGGCGAAGAACGGCCTGACGCTGCGCCACATGGCGGACGGCACGACGATTCCCGCCAACGTCGCGTCGAACCCCGACTACGCGGGCTCCAACAACGCCGAGGTGCACAACGCCGGCGAGGTCTGGGCCACGATGCTGTGGGAGTGCTACGCCAGCCTGCTCAACGCGCACCCGTTCGCCGAGGCGCAGGACCGCATGAAGCGCTACCTGGTGGCGTCGTACAAGGCCACCCCGTCGTCGCCGACCTTCCTCGAGGGTCGTGACGCGATGCTGTCGGTCGTCGCGGCGGCCGACCCGGCCGACTACCAGCGCTTCGTGGCGGCGTTCGCCAAGCGCGGCGCCGGCTTCGGCGCCAGGGTGGCGGACCGCGACAGCGCCGACCACATCGGCGTGGTGGAGAGCTACCAGACCGGCAACGCGCTCGAGGTCGTGAGCGTCACGCTGGATGACTCCTCCGTGGGCTGCGACAAGGACGGCATCCTGGATGCCGGTGAGACGGGCCTCTTGCGCGTCACCCTGCGCAACGTGGGCGCCGAGAGCGTCAACGGCGTGACGGCCACGGCGGCCTTCAACGAGTCGAGCGCGGGGGTCGAGGCGACCTTCGGCGGCGGCAACACGCTGACGTTCGGCAACATCGCGCGCGGTGGCACCGCGGTGGCGACCATCCCGGTCTCCCTGACGGCGGCGCCGGCGCAGGCCAATGGCGCGCTCGCGGTCGTGGGCGTGGACGTGACGTTCCCTGTCACCCTGCTGCAGGGCGGGACGGTCCACGAGTTCCGCGCCAACGTGAACTACGACGAGGTGGCCAACTCCTCCAACACGGACTACGTCGAGACGCAGAACACCAGCTGGACGAACTCCACGTTCAACTCCCGTCCGCTGTGGCAGAACGGCCACGCGACCACGGGCTACTGGCACGCGGCGAACGAGTCGGAGTCGCGTGACATCCGCCTGACGTCGCCGCTGTTCAGCGTCGCCCAGGGCCAGAACTTCGTGCTGTCCTTCGTCCACCGCCACTCGTTCGAGTCCGCCGTCGTCCAGGGGCAGTTGGTGCACTTCGACGCGGGCGTCGTCGAGGTCTCCGTCGATGAGGGGCCGTGGGAGAACTGGTACCTGTACCTGTCCGCGGCCGAGCGGGCGCGGCTCACCAACCAGGGCAACATCGACGAGGGGAACCCCTACGTCGGTGGCTGGCCGGGTTACGTGCGCATGAGCACGGGCTACCCGGGCTTCATCGCGGCCCAGAGCAACTTCGGTCAGATCTTCGGCGGGCACCAGGTGCGTCTGCGCTTCCGCCTGGGCACGGACGGCTTCGTGGGTGCGTACGGCTGGGACGTGGCCAACATCCGCGTCACGGGCATCACCAACTCGACGCCGTTCTACTCGCGCGTCGCCGAGGCGGGCTCCGCCACGTGCAACGTGGCGCCCATCGCCGAGCCGGGCCTCTCCCAGACGGTGACGGAGTACATCGTCAACCCGAATGGGACGCGCACGCTGCGCGTCATCACGCTCAACGGCTCCGCGAGCTTCGATCCGGACGCCGTCGCGGGCGGCACGCTGACGTACGCGTGGACCCAGATTGGTGGCCCCGCGGTGACGCTCACGGGCGCCAACACGGCGACCCCGAGCTTCAGCGCGGAGGTTCCCGCGGCCACCATCTTCACGTTCCAGCTCGTGGTGAATGATGGCACGGACTCCAGCCACCCGCGCGTGGTGCAGGTCCTGGTCAACAACGTGAACGCGGCGCCCATCGCGGTGGCCCGTGTGAAGGACAACGGCCCCACGACGGTGGACGAGCGCTCGGGCAGCGTGACGCTCGACGCGACGGGTTCGACGGACGCCGACGGCGAGCCGCTCGACTTCGCCTGGACGCAGACGGCGGGCCCGGCGGTGGAGCTGGATGACGACACCAGCGCCACGCCGACCTTCACGCCTCCCGAGGTGACGGCGGACACGGCCTTCACCTTCACCCTGGTCGCCAACGACGGCATCGCGGCGAGCGCCCCGGCGACCATCACCATCACCGTGCGCAACGTGGACCGTGCTCCCGTGGCGAACGCGGGTGAGAACCAGACGGTCAACCAGGGCAGCGAGGTGACGCTGACCGGCAGCGCCACCGACGAGGATGGCGACACCATCACCTACGCCTGGACGCAGACGGCGGGTCCGTCCGTGACGCTCACGGGGGCCGACGCGGCCACCGCGACCTTCACGGCGCCGAGCATCACGGGTAACTCCGTCGACCTGACGTTCAGCCTGGTGGCCACGGCCGCGGGTCAGGCCAGTGCGGCGAGCACGGTGACGGTCACCGTGACGCGCACCAACACCAAGCCGGTGGTGAGCGCGACGCCGAGCTACACGGTGCACGAGGGCTCGGGCGTGAAGCTCACGGCCACGGGCACGGACGCCGATGGTGACGAGCTGACGTACCGCTGGGTGCAGGTCGCGGGTCCCACGGTGAAGCTGGATGACGCGGAGAAGGCCCAGGCCTACTTCGTGGCGCCCCAGGTCTCCGAGACGACCATCTTCCTGTTCCGCGTCCGCGCCAACGACGGCGTGGCGAACAGCGACACGGTCGATGTGGCGGTGACGGTGCGCAACCTGACGGACAGCGGCGGCTGCACGGCGGCGGGTGGTAGCGCCACCAGCGCGCTGCTGCCGGCCCTGGCCATGTTGGGCCTCGCGCTGCGCCGTCGTCGCAAGTAA